The DNA segment CTCGAATTCCCCAATGCCACAGGAAGGCCAAATAGTGCATTGTCTCTATAGTAAATAACTTTTTACACAGAAAAGTTACAGTATTTTCAGAGACAATTCCGAGCATTTCAATGCAAAAGAatcttttgaaagagaaaatgccGAGCATTTCTATACTAAAGAGTTTTTTTACCGAGAAAATGCCGAGAATTTCTGTACTAAAGAATTCTATACGAAATTACTTATGTAGTAAACAAGTTTCTACACGGAAAATTCCGAGTATTTCTCTAGTACAGACATTCATGCACACAAAATTCTGAGTCATCATGCCGGGACAACCGTCCATTTTCCAGACATGCAACTGTAGAGCTGTaagggatgtaaaaaaaaaagtactaagaCAAGCCGGTTTCGTGTTGGGAAGACCAACGAAATTTGAATTCCACTGACCTGACGTCTTCTTCTTGCACCGTAGCCTTTGGGGTTCAGAATATATGCGAAACGTAACACATAACAAGCTAAATAACTTCCCTGCAAGAGTTTCGAGGTATAAAATACCTGAAACCTTACCACCTGAACATAAAAATAAGCCTTAAAACACATTCGTATATACAAGCGACCGAGTGTATTATGTGACAATCACTgagaatataaaaacacaaaagttacACAAACAACCTTTTCTCAAAATCAAGTTAATCGAAAAccatatttttacaagtattaatGCTGCcactggcaaataaaaaaaactacaaggtAAAGCATAGATGGCGTAGAGAATGACAGAAACGTCTGAGACAGACATGGCCCACCATTCGTTCAAAAGGAATTCTGAATGAGAAAAACTACACAAGGTAACAGGACCAGGATTCTGAGGAGAATACAGCATCAGTTCTGGGCGCCACAGCTCTCAGGTGGCAATAAATTAAACGGGAGAGGTACCATATCTAATTTCTATTATCGATATAAATGCGCACTGGATTGTTTATATGGATATACTCTGACTGAATATTGGCCATGCAAATGTGTACAAAATCACTAACGACTGATTTCATTATCTACAATGCATTGCCAATTATAGGAAATTCGAACTCATTTGTTTCTGACGAAATGCTATCAACACTAATAACGGCTGAAAGTATATTACAATTATGAAATAtctatattatgaaaaataacagattttctttaataacaatggtactactactaataatacacTAATAAAGACAATAAGTAAACCAGTAATGCAATGCTTCACACACTATGTTCACCAGCTCCCAATTTGCACACGGACTGTTATATTATTCATGGGACTACAGGCATGACATATGGTATTGGTAATTTCCAGGATGAGTccttgagatgatgatgatgtttttagGCTGCACTTTCTTCTCCAATATGGTCGCCATGTCACGTGACCAAGACGTCATTCCACAGTTTCAACGTTAAATCAGTTTCTACAAATCTTGAGTGGTGACCAAAGGAACATGGTCGCCAGAGCCTTATATGTTTACGAAACAGCATCAAATTAACaactttcatttccatcataatAACACTGGCTTTTATATACTCGTCTTCAGGAAATCTATTCAGGTTTTCAGAATGATAATAATGGCCGCTAAGTCAATTTTGACCTTcgtcatataaaattttaaagtgtaaatCTCAGGTATCTTTCATACTAATCTGATCAGCgacatgataataatactaataataataataataataataataataataataataataataataataataataacaggggcCCTCGAATCtgaataatcattatcattaccatacAGAAGAAATACTCGAAACCATAAAACCCAAGCACTTAACAgtgatgaccaaaaaaaaaaaaaggtcatcatGGGTCACGGTTCGTTAGGCCACAATGAGCTCCTTCCCTGATAACGAATGTCCGTAATGCGGATTccaaaaaaactaaacaaaaaaacctTGACAGCATGATTAATTGCGGTGCCCTCTCGATGATTAAATACCACCGGGGAAGACAAATCCCTCGTTATAATCGATGACAAAGGCAAATTTACTCCTGGGTAATGACGTTACACTGATTGAAATCATTCCGACTATGGACCTCAAAATAATGTGGTGATTATAGACCTAGGTAGGTGGGAGGAGGGAAGgcggagagagaaagtgggaggaCGGTGGTGGGTGGATTTGGAGAGAGGTGCGGAAATGGTGGAGGGTGGTGAGTGGATTTTGGGGGAGGTGGGGTAGTAGTTGAGGGTGGTGGGTAGAGTTTGGGAGAGGTGGGGTAGCGTTGAGGGGGGTGAGCGGATTTTGGGAGAGGTGGAGGGTGGTTGAGAGTAGCGAGTGGATTCTGGGAGAGGTGGGGGGAACGAGGAAGGGTGGTGAGTGGATTTTTGGAGAGGTGGGGGAGTGATGGAGGGTGGTAAGTGGATTTGGGGGGAGATGGTGGCGTGGTGGAGGGTGGTGGGTAGATTTTGGGAGAGGTGGGGAGCGTTGGAGGGTGAGTGAATtttggggaggtgggggaaggtTGAGGGTGGGTAATGGATTTTGGGAGAGGTGGGGAGCGAGGAGGGTGGTGAGTGGGTTTTTGGAGAGTTGGGGAGTGATGGAGGGTGGTGAGTGGATTTGGGGGGGGAGATGGTGGATTAATGGAGGGTGGGGAATTGATTTGAGGAGATGTGGGGAGTGGTGGTAGGTGGCGACTGGATTTGGGGACAGGTGGGGGAGTGGTGGAGGGTGGTGATTGGATTTGGGGAGGTGGGGGAAAGGTGGAGGGTGGTGAGTGGATCTGGGGAGAGTTGGGGGAAAGGTGGAGGGTGGTGAGTGGATCTGGGGAGAGTTGGGGGAGTGGTGGAGGGTGGTGAGTGGATTTGGGCAGGTGGGGGAAAGGTGGAGGGTGATGAGTGGATTTGGGGACAGGTGGGGGAGTGATGGAGGGTGTTGAGTGGATTTGAGGAGATGGGGGAAAGGTGGAGGGTGGTGAGTGGATTTGGGGAGAGTTGGGGGAGTGGTGGAGGGCGGTGAGTGTATATGGGGAGGTGGGGGAAAGGTGGAGGGTGGTGAGTGGAtttggggagaggtgggggagtgGTGGAGGGTGGTGAGTATatttggggaggtggggggaaagGTGGAGGGTGGTGAGTGGATTTGGGGAGAGGTGGGAGAGTGGTGAACGGATTTGGGGAGGTGGGGGAAAGGTGGAGGGTGGTGAGTGGATTTGGGGAGGGAGAAAGGTGGGGTGGTGAGTGGATGGAGGGTGGAGAGTGGATCTGGGTGGAGGTGGGGGGTAAAGGTGGAGGGTGGTGAGTGGATTTGGGGAGAGTTGGGGAGTGGTGGAGGGTGGTGAGTGTATTTGGAGAGGTGGGGGAAAGGTGGAGGGTGGTGAGTGGATTTGGGTAGAGGTGGGGAGTGGTGGAGGGTGGTGAGTAGatttggggaggtggggggaaagGTGGAGGGTGGTGAGTGGATTTGGGGAGAGGTGGGAGAGTGGTGGAGGGTGGTGGGTGGATTTGGGGAGGTGGGGGAAAGGTGCAGGGTGGTGAGTGGATTTGGGGAGGTGGGGGAAAGGTGGAGGGTGGTGAGTGGATTTGGGGAGAGGTGGGAGAGTGGTGAGTGGATTTGGGGAGGTGGGGGAAAGGTGCAGGGTGGTGAGTGGATTTGGGGAGAGGTGGGGCGAGTGATGGAGGGTGGAGAGTGGATCTGGGTAGGTGGGGGAAAGGTGGAGGGTGGTGAGTGGATTTGGAGAGGTGGGGGAGTGGTGGAGGGTGATGAATGGATTTGGGGAGGTGGGGAAAGGTGGAGGTGGTGAGTGGAtttggggagaggtgggggagtaGTGGAGGCTGGTGAGTGGATTTGGGGAGGTGGAGGAAAGGTGGAGGGTGGTGAGTGGAtttggggagaggtgggggagtgGTGGAGGGTGGTTAGTGGATTtgaggagaggtgggggagtGGTAGAGGGTGGTGAGTGAATTTGGGGAGGTGGCGGAAAGGTGGAGGTGGTGAGTGGATTTGGGGAGAGGTGGGGAGTGGTGGAGGCCGGTGAGTGGATTTGAGGATAGGTGGGGGAGTGGTAGAGGGTGCTGAGTGAATTTGGGGAGGTGGCAGAAAGGTGGAGGGTGCTGAGTGGATTTGGGGAAAGGTGGGGGGAGTGGTGGAGGGTGGTGAGTGGATTTGGGGAGGTTGGGGGAAAGGTGGAAAGTGGTGAGCGCAtttggggagaggtgggggaTTGGTGGAGGGCAGTGAGTGGATCCGGGAGTTGGGGGATGGGTGGAGGGTGGTAAGTGGAATTGAGGAGAAGTGGGGGAGTGGTGAGTGGATTTGGGGAGGTGGAGGAGTGGTGGAGGGTGGTGAGTGGATTTGGGGAGAGGTTGGGGAGTGTTGGAGGGCAGTGAGTGGATTTGGGGAGGTGGGGGAAAGGTGGAGGGTGGTAAGTGGATTTAGGGAGAAGTGGGGGAGTGGTGGAGGGCAGTGAGTGGTTTTGGGGTGAGGGAAAGGTGGAGGGTGGTGAGTGGATTTGGGGACAGGTGGGTGAGTGGTGGAGGGCAGTGAGTGGATTTGGGGAGGTGGGAGTGGTGGAGGGTGCTAAGTGGATTAGGGGAGAGGTGGGGGAATGGTGGAGGGCAGTTAGTGGATTTGGGGAGGTGGGGGAAAGGTGGAGATGGTGAGTGATTTGTGGAGAGGTGGGGAGTGGTGGAGGGTGGCGAGTGGATTTGGGGAGGTGGGGAAAGGTGGAGGGTGGTGAGTGGATTtgggggagaggtgggggagtgGTGGAGGGCAGTGAGTGGATTTGGGTAGGTGGGGGAAAGGTGGACAGTGGTGAGTGGAtttggggagaggtgggggagtgGTGGAGGATGGTGAGTGGTTTTGGGGAGGTAGGGGAAAGGTGGAGGGTGGTCAGTGGATTTGGAGAGAGGTTGGGGAGTGGTGGAGGGGGTGAGTGGATTTGGGGAGGTGGGGGAAAGGTGCAGGGTGGCAGTGGGGGAGTGGTGGAGGGTGGTGAGTGGATTTGTGGAGGTGGGGGAGTGGTGGAGGGTGGTGAGTGGAtttggggagaggtgggggagtgGTGGAGGGTGGTGAGTGCCTTTGGGGAGAGGTGGGAGAGTGGTGGAGGGCAGTGAGTGGATTTGGGGAGCTTGGGGAATGTTGGAGGGTCATGAGTGGATTTGGGGAGAGGTGGGGAAGTAATGGAGGGTGGTGAATGGATTTGGGGAGGTGGGGTAAAGGTGGAGGGTGGTGAGTGGAtttggggagaggtgggggagtgGTGGAGGGTTGTGAGCAGATTTCGGGAGAGGTGGGGGATTGGTGGAGGGTGGTGATTGGATTTGGGTAGGTGGGGGAATGGTGGAGGGTTGTGAGTGGATTTGGGGAGAGTTGGGTGAGTGTTGGATGGCAGTGAGTGGATTTGGGGAGGTAAGGGAGTGGTGGAGGGTGGTAAGTGGAtttggggagaggtgggggagtgTTGGAGGGCAGTGAGTGGATTTGGGGAGGTGGGGGAAATGTGGAGGGTGGTGATTGGACGAGGGGAGAGGTGGGGAGTGGTGGAGGGTGGTGAGTGGatttggggaggtgggggggaaggtggagggtggtgagtggatttggggagaggtgggggagtgGTGAGTGGATTTGGGGAGGTGGGGGAAAGGTGGAGGGTGGTGAGTGGAtttggggagaggtgggggagtgTTGGAGGGCAGTGAGTGGATTTGGGAAGGTGTGGGAAAGGTGGAGGTTGGTGAGTGGAtttggggagaggtggggggagtGGTGGAGGGTGGTGAGTGGATATGGGAGGTGAGGGAAAGGTGGAGGGTGCTGAGTGGATTTGGGGAGAGGTGGGGAGTGGTGAAGGGTGGTGAGTGGATTTGGGAGGGGGAAAGGTGGAGGGTGGTGAGTGGATTTGGGAAGAGGTGGGGGAGTGGTGGAGGGTGGTGTATGGAtttggggagaggtgggggagtgGTGGAGGGTGGTGAGTGGATTTGGGTAGGTGGGTTAAAGGTGAAGGGTCGTGAGTGGATTTGGGGAGAGTTGGGGGAGTAATGGAAGGTGGTGAGTGAATTTGGGGCGAAGTGGGAGAGTGGTGGAGGGTGGTGAATGGATTTGGGGCGGTGGGGAAATGGTGGAGGGTGGTGAATGGatttggggaggggtgggggagtggTAGAGGATGGTGAGCAGACTTGGGGAGATGTGGGGAGTGATGGAGGATGGTGAGTGGATCTGGGGAGAAGTGGGGGAGTGGTGGAGGGAGGTTAGTGAACTTGAGTGGAGATGGTGGAGTAGTGGAGGGTGGTGACTTGATTTGAGGAGAGGTAGGGGAGTGGTTTTAGGTGGCGACTGGATTTGGGGAGAGCTGAGGGAGTAATGGAGGGTGGTGAGCGGATTTGTGGCGAAGTGGGAGAGTGGTGGTATGCAGTGAGTGGATTTGGGGAGGTGGGGAAATGGTGGAGGGTGGTGAATGGATTTGGGGACAGGTGGAGGAGTGATGGAGGATGGTGAGTGGATTTGTGGAGAGGTGTGGGAGTCTTGGAGGATGGTAAGTGGATTTGGGGAGAGGTGGAGGGTGGTGAATGGATTTGGGGAGAGGTGGGGAGTGGTAGAGGGTGGTGAGTGGAtttggggagaggtgggggagtgGTGGAGGGTGGTGAGTGGAtttggggagaggtgggggagtgATGGAGGATGGTGAGTGGATTTGTGGAGAGGTGGGGGAAGTCTTGGAGGATGGTGAGTGGATTTGGGGAGAGGTGGAGGGTGGTGAATGGAtttggggagaggtgggggagtgGTAGAGGGTGGTGAGTGGATTTGGGGAGAGATGGGGGAGTGATGGAGGGTGGTGAGTGGATTTGGGGATAGGTGGGGGAGTGATGGAGGGTGGTGAGTGGATTTGGGGAGAGGTGGATGATGGTGAATGGCTTtggggagaggtgggggtggtGGAGGGTGGTAAGCAGATTTGGGGAGGTGGGGAGTGGTGGAGGGTGGTGAGTGGATCTGGGGAGAGGTAGGGTAGTCATGGAGGGTGGTGAATTGATctggggagaggtgggggagtgATGGAGGGTGGTGAGTGGAtttggggagaggtgggggagtgGCGGAGGGCGGTGAGTAGAtttggggagaggtgggggagtgGTGGAGGGCAGTGAGTGGATTTGGGgagtggtggaggagggggaggggaaggatggggtttaaatgaaaataaggtcTACCATCAGAGGGATTAGGTGCTTTAATAAGATGAGCATTCTCCcagaatatgtatgcatatttttttacttgaaaggTTGATTAACTCACGCTGGAGTAAGTGACACATCTATAAACCAATGGGGTGAGGGTTGGATAATTGCAGTATGAGGTGAAAATttagttgctgttattattattattattattattattattattattattattattattattatt comes from the Macrobrachium rosenbergii isolate ZJJX-2024 chromosome 3, ASM4041242v1, whole genome shotgun sequence genome and includes:
- the LOC136851498 gene encoding mucin-2-like is translated as MHRVVTDKRRSIKEKSEAPNPSDGRPYFHLNPILPLPLLHHSPNPLTALHHSPTSPQIYSPPSATPPPLPKSTHHPPSLPHLSPDQFTTLHDYPTSPQIHSPPSTTPHLPKSAYHPPPPPPLPKAIHHHPPLPKSTHHPPSLPHLSPNPLTTLHHSPISPQIHSPPSTTPPPLPKSIHHPPPLPKSTHHPPRLPPPLHKSTHHPPSLPHLSPNPLTTLHHSPTSPQIHSPPSTTPHLSPNPFTTLHLSPNPLTILQDSHTSPQIHSPSSITPPPVPKSIHHPPPFPHLPKSTHCIPPLSHFATNPLTTLHYSLSSPQIQSPPKTTPLPLLKSSHHPPLLHHLHSNPLTILHHSPHLPKSAHHPLPLPHPSPNPFTTLHHFPTAPNPFTTLHHSPTSPQIHSPPSITPPTLPKSTHDPSPLTHLPKSTHHPPPLPHLSPNPYTTLHHSPTSSQIHSPPSTFPPPKSTHHPSPLPTSPQIHSAPSTFPSPPISTHHPPPLPPPLPKSTHQPPPFPHLPKSTHCPPTLPHLSPNPLTTLHLSPTSPNPLTTPPPLPKSTHHPPPSPPPPQIHSPPSTTPHLSPRPITTLHISPTSPNPLTALQHSPTSPQIHLPPSTTPLPPQIHSLPSNTHPTLPKSTHNPPPFPHLPKSNHHPPPIPHLSRNLLTTLHHSPTSPQIHSPPSTFTPPPQIHSPPSITSPPLPKSTHDPPTFPKLPKSTHCPPPLSHLSPKALTTLHHSPTSPQIHSPPSTTPPPPQIHSPPSTTPPLPPCTFPPPPQIHSPPPPLPNLSPNPLTTLHLSPTSPKPLTILHHSPTSPQIHSPLSTFPPPTQIHSLPSTTPPPLPQIHSPPSTFPHLPKSTRHPPPLPTSPQITHHLHLSPTSPNPLTALHHSPTSPLIHLAPSTTPTSPNPLTALHHSPTCPQIHSPPSTFPSPQNHSLPSTTPPLLPKSTYHPPPFPHLPKSTHCPPTLPNLSPNPLTTLHHSSTSPNPLTTPPLLLNSTYHPPPIPQLPDPLTALHQSPTSPQMRSPLSTFPPTSPNPLTTLHHSPHLSPNPLSTLHLSATSPNSLSTLYHSPTYPQIHSPASTTPHLSPNPLTTSTFPPPPQIHSPPSTTPPPLLKSTNHPPPLPHLSPNPLTTLHLSSTSPNPLTSLHYSPTSPQIHSPPPPFPTSPNPFITLHHSPTSPNPLTTLHLSPTYPDPLSTLHHSPHLSPNPLTTLHLSPTSPNPLTTLPPLPKSTHHPPPFPHLPKSTHHPAPFPHLPKSTHHPPPLSHLSPNPLTTLHLSPHLPKSTHHPPPLPTSTQIHSPPSTFPPPLQIHSPPSTTPQLSPNPLTTLHLYPPPPPRSTLHPPSTHHPTFLPPQIHSPPSTFPPPPQIRSPLSHLSPNPLTTLHLSPHLPKYTHHPPPLPHLSPNPLTTLHLSPTSPYTLTALHHSPNSPQIHSPPSTFPPSPQIHSTPSITPPPVPKSTHHPPPFPHLPKSTHHPPPLPQLSPDPLTTLHLSPNSPQIHSPPSTFPPPPQIQSPPSTTPPPVPKSSRHLPPLPTSPQINSPPSINPPSPPPNPLTTLHHSPTLQKPTHHPPRSPPLPKSITHPQPSPTSPKFTHPPTLPTSPKIYPPPSTTPPSPPKSTYHPPSLPHLSKNPLTTLPRSPHLSQNPLATLNHPPPLPKSAHPPQRYPTSPKLYPPPSTTTPPPPKSTHHPPPFPHLSPNPPTTVLPLSLSAFPPPTYLGL